A window of Nicotiana sylvestris chromosome 8, ASM39365v2, whole genome shotgun sequence genomic DNA:
ggacttactggatgcagtccgtttccgtggtcatccaaaagtaaccagcccagagtatcttctttgctaagacaaaatcgttcatatgtgTATCGCAGGtcctagcatgaatttcctctagtatccTGGATGTTTCCTTTGCGTCAACAGATCTTAATGGTCCCAAATTGAGAGTCCTTCTATGCAGGATTCCCCCACTGCggaagaagttgttggacaatctccgaagtgtgtgtttctgagtaggatttacaagctctaggtactctccttttgccaaatattccttgatataatGAAATCAAGGcttttcgtctgcttcttcttcaacatgggcacagtaagctggctgatcatggatctttactggaatgtgatcgatgaaattcttgtctcTATGTTGTATCATAAATGACAGGGTAGTTAATGCaccggcgaactcattctggactatgggaacatgttggaactccgtcttcgtgaaccttttcctcagttCATGTACCTGATGcagatatgggagtatcttggagttcttggttgcccattcttctcgaacctgatgtataatTAAGACTGAATCTCTaattactagcagctcttgaacgttcatgtcaatagccattttgagtcctaaa
This region includes:
- the LOC138876304 gene encoding uncharacterized protein; this encodes MAIDMNVQELLVIRDSVLIIHQVREEWATKNSKILPYLHQVHELRKRFTKTEFQHVPIVQNEFAGALTTLSFMIQHRDKNFIDHIPVKIHDQPAYCAHVEEEADEKP